In Leptospira bouyouniensis, the following proteins share a genomic window:
- a CDS encoding ABA4-like family protein produces the protein MNPSTIFSIANIVAVIAWMVLILSPNQNKVIPFLRVLVSGLFLGGLYLISLSLGFGNAEGNFSSLQSVRSLFMNDEFLLAGWVHYLSFDLFLGTWEAEDGKTNGIHRLVLVPIHGLTFYYGPVGLVLYLIVKGLKTKKFGF, from the coding sequence ATGAATCCTTCAACTATATTTTCCATTGCAAATATTGTCGCTGTGATCGCATGGATGGTACTCATCCTTTCACCAAACCAAAACAAGGTGATTCCCTTTCTCAGAGTTCTTGTATCTGGTCTTTTCCTTGGAGGATTGTATCTCATTTCCCTTTCGCTTGGTTTCGGCAATGCAGAAGGAAACTTTTCAAGTTTACAATCCGTTCGATCATTATTTATGAACGATGAATTTTTGTTAGCAGGTTGGGTCCATTACCTTTCGTTTGATTTGTTTTTGGGTACTTGGGAGGCAGAAGATGGAAAGACAAATGGTATCCACAGATTGGTGTTAGTTCCCATCCATGGACTTACATTTTATTATGGGCCAGTTGGGCTTGTGTTATATTTAATCGTAAAAGGATTAAAGACAAAAAAATTTGGGTTTTAA
- a CDS encoding TetR/AcrR family transcriptional regulator → MKPSKKQSGPKIPASPKKTSDQTTKHPSRKPRDQEESANYHHGNLREEVLEHSRKVLEKTGVSSLSLRDIAGDLGVSHTAPYRHFPKKMDLLQALVAEGFRELASAMKLAWDHSEDPLAKIRKAGEEYIYLLLNNPRRTELMFGGEIYVSGDNLSDELRECGNEAYMGMFRIVEYGQNQLVLKKSVPTATLMMSFWSGVHGFAVLNERKWKSIQSSEEEKLSFQNEVSQILEIMIEGTRL, encoded by the coding sequence ATGAAACCATCTAAAAAACAATCTGGTCCCAAAATTCCGGCATCTCCAAAAAAAACGTCAGACCAAACAACAAAACACCCATCTCGTAAACCCAGAGACCAGGAAGAATCCGCCAACTACCACCATGGGAATTTACGAGAAGAAGTTTTGGAACATTCTCGCAAAGTACTCGAGAAAACAGGGGTTTCTTCATTAAGCCTTCGAGACATTGCGGGAGATCTTGGTGTGAGCCATACAGCTCCCTACAGACATTTTCCCAAAAAAATGGATCTACTCCAAGCCTTAGTGGCCGAAGGTTTTCGAGAATTGGCAAGTGCTATGAAACTTGCTTGGGATCATTCAGAAGATCCACTGGCAAAAATCCGTAAAGCAGGTGAGGAATACATTTATTTATTACTCAATAATCCAAGAAGGACAGAATTGATGTTTGGTGGTGAAATTTATGTTTCAGGAGACAACCTCTCCGATGAATTGAGGGAATGTGGAAACGAAGCATACATGGGAATGTTTCGCATTGTAGAATATGGACAAAATCAATTGGTATTAAAAAAATCAGTGCCTACAGCAACTCTTATGATGAGTTTTTGGAGTGGAGTCCATGGATTTGCCGTACTGAATGAACGCAAATGGAAATCAATTCAATCTTCTGAAGAAGAAAAACTATCCTTCCAGAACGAGGTATCACAAATCTTAGAGATTATGATTGAAGGGACACGTCTGTAA
- a CDS encoding DUF6272 family protein, giving the protein MRKYGNLTHTAFSEQKPESIIEIHLKPLDLMRYWRRIGILSDFIGYFYGFSFLPNVPSDSMDMKNSEIVNSISTVFNELLENAAKYSYDKKADIEISLIHRGQSFEMLVRNKTNESNVSLYEASLKEIFSASDLEKLYFQKIESNDPNSNRSGIGLIMVLKDYPVEMEVTLETEGDDTIITSRIIYFTDVSLQS; this is encoded by the coding sequence ATGCGAAAATATGGAAATCTAACACACACTGCTTTTTCAGAACAAAAGCCGGAATCTATTATTGAAATCCATTTGAAACCCTTGGATTTGATGCGTTACTGGCGTCGTATTGGAATTTTATCAGATTTTATTGGATACTTTTATGGGTTTTCGTTTTTGCCCAATGTCCCATCCGATTCGATGGACATGAAAAATTCAGAGATTGTCAATTCAATCTCCACAGTCTTCAACGAACTTTTAGAAAACGCTGCCAAATATTCCTATGACAAAAAAGCAGATATCGAAATTTCACTCATCCACCGCGGACAGTCTTTTGAGATGTTAGTCAGAAACAAAACCAATGAGTCAAATGTATCTCTTTACGAAGCAAGTTTAAAAGAAATCTTCTCTGCCAGTGACTTGGAAAAATTATACTTTCAAAAAATTGAATCCAATGATCCTAACTCTAACCGATCGGGAATTGGTTTGATTATGGTTTTAAAGGATTACCCAGTTGAGATGGAAGTAACTTTAGAAACAGAAGGAGATGATACGATCATCACTAGTCGTATCATCTATTTTACAGACGTGTCCCTTCAATCATAA
- a CDS encoding adenylate/guanylate cyclase domain-containing protein — protein sequence MDNEKVLEEERAKYAELEVLYQNIIDHSTEIENELLENNKKIQMYLDRMRRYLSPQLYEMITGAEVETSISHQRRKLTIFFSDIVGFTTITDSIEPEILSDCLNKYLDVMSSIAIKYGGTIDKFIGDAIMIFFGAPSFENDKAHALNCVKMAIEMRDSLPALDEYWRKSGINHNLTCRIGINTGYVTVGNFGTNERMDYTIIGGPVNVASRLENASTAGEILISNATKSLIDEFIDTIPKGEIVVKGVHTPIETFQVIGLKDNREKKENPFVKFDGEGFLLKPLHFDKLSTNPEERRLMQNALEKALAALK from the coding sequence ATGGACAATGAAAAAGTATTGGAAGAGGAACGTGCCAAATATGCAGAGTTAGAAGTCCTTTACCAAAACATCATTGACCACTCAACCGAAATCGAAAACGAACTTCTTGAAAATAATAAAAAGATCCAAATGTATTTGGATCGGATGCGCCGCTATCTCTCCCCTCAATTGTACGAGATGATCACAGGGGCAGAAGTAGAAACGTCTATCTCTCACCAACGCCGAAAACTCACAATTTTTTTCTCTGATATTGTTGGTTTTACTACGATTACCGATTCCATTGAACCCGAAATCCTTTCTGATTGTCTCAACAAATACCTAGATGTAATGTCAAGTATTGCGATTAAATATGGTGGTACTATCGACAAATTCATTGGTGATGCCATCATGATTTTTTTTGGTGCACCTAGTTTCGAAAACGACAAAGCACACGCACTGAATTGTGTTAAAATGGCAATTGAAATGCGAGATAGTTTGCCTGCGTTAGACGAATATTGGAGAAAGTCAGGGATCAATCACAACTTAACCTGCCGTATTGGAATCAACACTGGTTATGTGACTGTTGGGAATTTTGGAACAAACGAAAGGATGGATTATACTATCATCGGTGGACCAGTAAATGTTGCTTCCCGTTTAGAAAATGCATCTACTGCAGGTGAAATTTTAATTTCAAACGCAACCAAATCCTTGATAGACGAATTCATTGATACAATCCCAAAAGGAGAGATCGTTGTTAAGGGAGTCCATACACCTATCGAAACTTTCCAAGTGATTGGACTGAAGGACAATCGTGAAAAAAAGGAAAATCCATTTGTAAAATTTGATGGGGAAGGTTTCCTTTTAAAACCACTCCACTTCGACAAACTCAGCACAAATCCCGAAGAACGCCGATTAATGCAAAATGCATTAGAAAAAGCGCTTGCGGCATTGAAGTAA
- a CDS encoding PP2C family protein-serine/threonine phosphatase: MVIFATLGLLSGRPPVEFYYQISAILVLLCYNFVVLYSLKKSGKYLNIFKFSSSFLEITLLTFVTGYTAYSQKNPSLVYAAPMIYVFFILIALASIRNNTKTIIFAVAVLLIEYASLTIYFYPEMTDLNSKLMELSQFLKPNFLEENSSFFLVSAVPMGIFLILLYMVVTGGLILYAILNTSRTTQEQADLIFNTEKQAILEENMRLGMELDVARQIQAMVLPRNEELKQIDELEISARMDSANEVGGDYYDVVHHEDGTVYIGIGDVTDHGLASGVVMLMTQSAFITTLRSKVISLRESLRSINSILFSNIHVRMNDIRNLTLSLFSYKNGVFTTAGQHETIMVYRHASRKTEIIDTVDNGMLVGLTESIDEFIHEKPIPLQPKDIILLYTDGATEAENPKREQFGSHRLIESLEKHADLPTTDEILAAIFQDIYVFIDGMDVYDDITIMIMRKRG, encoded by the coding sequence TTGGTTATCTTTGCGACTCTCGGGCTTCTCTCTGGCCGTCCACCTGTAGAATTTTATTACCAAATTTCAGCTATCTTAGTTTTACTTTGTTACAACTTCGTTGTCCTCTATTCATTAAAGAAGTCGGGAAAATATCTCAATATATTTAAATTCTCGTCCTCTTTTTTAGAGATCACTCTCCTTACATTTGTTACAGGGTATACTGCTTATTCCCAAAAAAACCCAAGCCTTGTGTATGCGGCACCGATGATTTATGTCTTTTTCATCCTCATCGCCCTCGCATCCATACGTAATAATACTAAGACCATCATCTTTGCTGTGGCAGTACTCCTCATTGAATATGCTTCGCTCACGATTTATTTTTATCCTGAGATGACAGACCTCAATTCAAAACTCATGGAGTTGTCTCAGTTTCTCAAACCAAACTTTTTAGAAGAAAATAGTTCCTTCTTCCTTGTCAGTGCAGTTCCGATGGGAATTTTTCTCATCTTACTCTATATGGTTGTGACCGGAGGTTTGATTCTTTACGCCATCCTGAACACATCCCGAACCACACAAGAACAAGCGGACTTAATTTTTAACACAGAAAAACAAGCCATCCTCGAAGAGAATATGCGCCTCGGAATGGAGTTAGACGTAGCAAGGCAAATCCAAGCCATGGTACTTCCCCGCAATGAAGAATTAAAACAAATCGATGAGTTAGAAATTTCAGCAAGAATGGACTCTGCCAACGAAGTGGGTGGAGACTATTATGATGTTGTACACCATGAAGATGGCACCGTGTACATCGGGATCGGAGACGTCACAGACCATGGACTGGCATCAGGAGTTGTGATGCTCATGACCCAATCTGCCTTCATCACCACATTACGATCAAAGGTAATTTCATTACGTGAATCCCTTCGGTCCATCAACTCAATTTTGTTTTCCAACATCCATGTGAGGATGAATGACATACGGAACCTAACACTCTCTCTGTTTTCCTATAAAAATGGAGTATTTACAACTGCTGGCCAACATGAAACCATTATGGTGTACCGCCATGCTTCGAGAAAAACAGAAATCATCGATACTGTCGACAACGGAATGTTAGTTGGTCTCACAGAATCCATCGATGAATTTATCCATGAAAAACCCATTCCTTTACAACCCAAGGACATCATCTTACTTTACACAGATGGTGCTACAGAGGCAGAAAATCCAAAACGAGAACAATTTGGATCTCATCGATTGATTGAATCTTTGGAAAAACATGCAGATCTACCCACAACGGATGAAATTTTGGCAGCCATTTTCCAAGACATCTATGTCTTTATCGATGGGATGGATGTTTATGATGACATTACCATTATGATTATGAGGAAACGAGGTTAG
- a CDS encoding GNAT family N-acetyltransferase, with product MSHIKVHLATTEEDRNKIYHLRYDIYVQEMNRVQEYADHQNKMIKEPFDETGHLFLAETEEGEIIGTVRINFRKEGSLECEDLYEMELFRPFYPDKVSMSTKLMVKREYRHTAAASMLCMKIYEHARENGIVIDFIDTNPHLVRLYNQVGYRMYKKNIHHPEYGIVIPMVFLLDDNEYLKQIHSPFLRLAKRYPASTELAQLFETNFPDYKDIRPLFSMEGDDVWQNIVHDMMLPPSQFLSFLRGFTEEESKKLLSMLDLIDYEDGDVVFHQNQESQGLFCVLDGSVEVIVNREDGVRSTISILNQGEIFGELGFVAKSNRNADIIVRDHAKLLILTPNEFQKLEIQSPTLAIKLLTNLFVILAQRFNEMSRRMLEFRRLYEMGGASKRGE from the coding sequence ATGAGTCATATCAAAGTCCATTTGGCAACAACGGAAGAAGATCGTAATAAAATTTACCACCTCCGATACGATATCTATGTTCAAGAAATGAACAGGGTCCAAGAATACGCAGACCACCAAAACAAAATGATCAAGGAACCTTTTGATGAAACAGGCCACCTCTTCCTCGCAGAAACGGAAGAAGGTGAGATCATCGGTACTGTTCGGATCAACTTTCGCAAAGAAGGAAGTTTGGAATGCGAAGATCTTTATGAAATGGAACTTTTCCGGCCTTTTTACCCAGACAAAGTTTCCATGTCGACCAAACTAATGGTCAAAAGAGAATACCGCCACACTGCCGCAGCGAGTATGCTTTGTATGAAAATCTATGAGCATGCACGTGAAAATGGGATTGTCATCGATTTTATTGATACAAACCCACATTTGGTGCGTTTGTACAACCAAGTTGGGTATCGAATGTACAAAAAGAACATACACCACCCTGAATATGGGATTGTGATCCCAATGGTGTTTTTGTTAGACGACAATGAATATCTAAAACAAATCCATTCACCTTTTCTTCGTTTGGCGAAGCGTTACCCTGCCAGCACAGAACTAGCTCAACTTTTTGAGACCAATTTCCCTGATTACAAAGATATACGACCTCTTTTCTCTATGGAAGGGGATGATGTCTGGCAAAATATCGTTCACGACATGATGCTCCCTCCGAGCCAGTTCCTCTCGTTTCTCCGAGGGTTTACAGAGGAAGAATCCAAAAAACTTTTATCAATGCTTGATTTGATTGATTATGAAGATGGGGACGTTGTTTTCCACCAAAACCAAGAAAGCCAAGGTTTGTTTTGTGTTTTGGACGGGAGTGTGGAAGTGATTGTGAACCGGGAAGATGGGGTTCGTTCTACCATTTCCATTTTAAACCAAGGAGAGATCTTCGGGGAACTTGGTTTTGTTGCAAAGTCAAATCGGAATGCCGACATCATCGTACGAGACCATGCAAAATTACTGATCCTGACTCCCAATGAATTTCAGAAATTAGAAATCCAAAGTCCTACCTTAGCGATCAAATTACTTACCAATTTATTTGTGATCCTTGCGCAAAGGTTCAATGAAATGTCCCGCCGCATGCTCGAATTTAGAAGGTTGTACGAGATGGGCGGAGCTTCGAAAAGAGGAGAATAA
- a CDS encoding slr1659 superfamily regulator, translating to MEIKDLDYNIQYDEATKTVKFTGSIRLQNLPAYEPIKLFLRDVAKLCQGAQLTMDFRELQFVNSSGITTLSMFIIDSRKSATYQIKIQGSLNVSWQSKSLSNFKKLWDQVVLEIS from the coding sequence ATGGAAATCAAAGACTTAGATTACAATATTCAATACGACGAAGCCACTAAGACTGTCAAATTCACTGGATCCATCCGCTTGCAGAACTTACCAGCTTATGAACCTATCAAATTATTTTTAAGAGATGTTGCGAAACTTTGCCAAGGGGCACAACTCACGATGGATTTTCGAGAATTACAATTTGTGAACAGTTCTGGGATCACTACCCTTTCCATGTTCATTATTGATTCCAGAAAAAGTGCAACTTACCAAATCAAAATCCAAGGATCTCTCAATGTTTCTTGGCAGTCAAAATCCCTATCCAATTTCAAAAAACTTTGGGACCAAGTGGTTTTGGAAATTTCCTAA
- a CDS encoding slr1658 superfamily regulator, translating into MNQKAPIVIGEYHIIPENLPADGQLRLVFQPIDMTTYWRRCGLTANFVAGFYSYCYEESETKANSLSTIINELLENASKFSKAREGRINVELKQYGNLLRIDVLNVASKTLRDSFELFVNKLISENVEEMYFSTLETKEDGDTKSGLGLLMMLKDYPVRFGYSFSEIDADTHEITVRAIINVEEI; encoded by the coding sequence TTGAATCAGAAAGCACCCATCGTCATCGGTGAATACCACATCATTCCAGAGAATTTGCCTGCGGATGGCCAATTACGATTGGTATTCCAACCGATTGATATGACCACTTATTGGCGTCGTTGTGGGCTTACAGCCAATTTCGTTGCTGGATTTTATTCGTATTGTTACGAAGAAAGTGAAACCAAAGCCAATTCACTTTCTACCATTATCAATGAACTATTAGAAAATGCCTCCAAATTCTCCAAAGCGAGAGAAGGCAGAATCAATGTAGAATTAAAACAATATGGAAATCTTTTAAGAATTGATGTTTTAAATGTGGCGTCAAAAACCTTAAGAGATAGTTTTGAGCTTTTTGTGAACAAACTTATATCAGAAAATGTGGAGGAGATGTATTTTTCTACACTTGAAACCAAAGAAGATGGTGATACCAAGTCTGGTCTTGGACTTCTTATGATGTTAAAGGATTATCCTGTTCGTTTTGGTTATAGTTTCAGTGAGATCGATGCCGATACTCATGAAATCACGGTAAGAGCAATTATCAACGTAGAAGAGATATAA
- a CDS encoding class I SAM-dependent methyltransferase, whose protein sequence is MSENLYTQKISIQDEMPRLSAQANLLKLLLEPYLDSIEYEKEVGTALDAGAGPGVLTSFLMKKNPNLKWMACDISEDMVQYCKLVYPKVDWKVSDVRALDYPDNHFDFIFNSMVLIHIKEPEKALKEFYRVLKPGGKVLIHCPNDKSFTGPQVLLDMVAKHATIHPADRFVMEKVPGIMESLGFQLKHRTDFIASNDGNDDKPIVEYPKIHLGMMTGWSMMSFMGHPDGMQELYSKLQSEYMSNRVKFTIKLETHLYQK, encoded by the coding sequence TTGAGCGAAAACCTTTACACACAAAAAATATCCATCCAGGATGAAATGCCTAGGTTATCGGCACAGGCGAACCTCCTAAAGCTCCTTCTCGAGCCATACTTAGATTCCATCGAATACGAAAAAGAAGTAGGAACGGCACTGGATGCTGGTGCAGGCCCGGGAGTTCTCACCAGTTTTCTCATGAAAAAAAATCCCAATCTTAAATGGATGGCATGTGACATCTCCGAGGATATGGTGCAATACTGTAAATTGGTCTATCCAAAAGTAGACTGGAAGGTCTCCGATGTACGTGCCTTGGATTACCCCGACAACCATTTTGATTTTATTTTTAATTCGATGGTCCTCATCCACATCAAAGAACCAGAAAAAGCTTTAAAAGAATTCTACCGAGTGCTAAAACCTGGTGGTAAGGTACTGATCCATTGTCCGAATGACAAATCATTTACTGGGCCTCAGGTTCTTCTCGATATGGTGGCCAAACATGCGACCATCCACCCGGCTGATCGTTTTGTCATGGAGAAAGTTCCCGGAATTATGGAGTCCTTGGGGTTTCAGCTGAAACATAGGACAGACTTCATCGCATCTAATGATGGAAATGATGATAAACCGATTGTCGAATACCCAAAAATTCATTTGGGGATGATGACTGGTTGGTCTATGATGTCTTTTATGGGACATCCAGATGGGATGCAAGAATTGTATTCTAAGTTACAATCCGAGTATATGTCCAATCGTGTGAAATTCACGATCAAATTAGAAACACATTTGTACCAAAAATAA
- a CDS encoding LIC_13355 family lipoprotein translates to MKSNLIFILSFLTCLWTFSCKPSASSNDEALAALIPLLGASANANVCPKSTLPSEILLANTIISANANVSGFSDPSKAINGVCGAGELVGSLDVYALEITGSGASMILSWGGRTVKNVTDSIDFIVYDNSFRISGDSNTYAMDPSVIQVSLDGSKYCGFNPSYTAGNINLIANWQKFGGLRPVFYNMTTNPLSNEDLFISTGGNFLLGGGDGFDLDDLDPNDPNDVNCDTTTANDIKATGFKFIKITSASNVTNHADGTNKFPWPPGSYNGSDIDGVVARDLQ, encoded by the coding sequence ATGAAATCAAACCTAATCTTTATACTTTCATTCCTTACATGTTTGTGGACCTTTTCTTGCAAACCATCAGCCTCATCAAATGACGAAGCCTTGGCAGCCCTCATCCCACTCCTTGGAGCCAGTGCCAATGCAAATGTTTGTCCCAAATCAACTCTCCCGTCTGAAATTTTATTAGCGAATACAATCATAAGTGCAAATGCGAATGTATCTGGATTTTCAGATCCCAGTAAAGCGATCAATGGAGTTTGTGGTGCTGGGGAACTTGTTGGATCTTTAGATGTTTATGCATTAGAAATCACAGGATCTGGAGCCAGTATGATACTCAGTTGGGGTGGCCGAACCGTCAAAAATGTGACAGACTCCATTGACTTCATCGTTTATGACAATAGTTTTCGGATTTCAGGGGATTCCAATACATATGCAATGGACCCTTCAGTCATCCAAGTATCACTTGATGGTTCCAAATATTGCGGTTTTAATCCAAGTTATACGGCTGGTAATATCAACCTAATTGCCAACTGGCAAAAGTTTGGTGGACTTAGACCAGTATTCTACAATATGACCACCAATCCATTGTCAAACGAGGATTTATTCATTAGTACAGGTGGCAATTTCCTTCTTGGTGGTGGTGACGGGTTTGATTTGGATGATTTAGATCCAAATGATCCGAACGATGTCAATTGTGACACGACTACTGCCAATGATATCAAAGCCACTGGTTTTAAATTTATCAAAATCACCTCAGCAAGCAATGTAACCAACCATGCAGACGGCACTAATAAATTCCCATGGCCCCCAGGGAGTTATAATGGAAGTGATATCGACGGAGTTGTGGCTCGAGATTTACAATGA
- a CDS encoding lysophospholipid acyltransferase family protein has protein sequence MFYYVGRSIGFVLMWIVVKPMRLKYGNKKVEIQNDFILRQLNGKSMILISNHIKPRNKFLKIITMPYDAFVIRGVLKRYGIYTTALTSYDSGMSNKGRKSKWLRRKEQLVKGIVKSIDLIPLNRNESDPVTIKDFQRRIKRGNLGIGIFPEGSWYRGFRKSRKLYPGMVVLSKRYNLPIVPLYLDAYNLNKPIRLTVGEPVWQVNDTTEVMAVIKTEFIRLNQLSKKQVIINNGSHVGSEVLLEDDNEGMEVSTSVS, from the coding sequence ATGTTTTATTATGTCGGAAGGTCTATTGGATTTGTATTGATGTGGATTGTGGTAAAACCCATGAGATTGAAATACGGAAACAAAAAAGTAGAAATTCAAAACGACTTCATTTTACGCCAGTTAAATGGCAAATCGATGATACTCATTTCGAATCATATCAAACCAAGAAATAAATTTTTAAAAATCATTACGATGCCATATGATGCGTTTGTGATACGTGGTGTACTTAAACGATACGGAATTTATACAACTGCTCTCACAAGTTATGATTCAGGTATGAGCAACAAAGGTAGAAAATCAAAATGGCTTCGTAGAAAAGAACAATTGGTAAAAGGAATTGTAAAATCAATCGACTTAATTCCACTCAATCGCAATGAATCTGATCCAGTGACAATTAAAGATTTTCAAAGACGGATCAAAAGAGGAAACTTGGGAATTGGGATTTTTCCGGAAGGATCTTGGTATCGGGGATTTCGAAAGTCTCGAAAATTATACCCAGGTATGGTAGTTTTGAGTAAACGTTATAACTTACCAATAGTACCTTTGTATTTGGATGCTTACAATTTAAACAAACCCATTCGATTGACTGTGGGAGAACCTGTTTGGCAAGTAAATGATACAACTGAAGTGATGGCTGTAATCAAAACAGAGTTCATTCGTCTCAACCAACTTTCTAAAAAACAAGTGATAATAAACAATGGATCCCATGTTGGATCTGAAGTGTTATTGGAAGATGATAATGAAGGAATGGAAGTCTCAACAAGCGTTAGTTAG
- a CDS encoding TetR/AcrR family transcriptional regulator — translation MLDAHHKQRRIRNSLSREEIRDVSLLILKEEGLEGLSMRKIANRLGCSVASPYSYYESQIDLVKDLIRTGEDELLSMLKKASSEVDTGSAFDQLAAIARAYFQFASNNRELHKVMFVTDYGGVHRKAFPQLPKSYRFFLETVRIGFDSGEIPYPKNEYPAIARLMWSWMYGVIVLDMTGMLRKRKGAGNPIEEGISYFKKLLKKQTT, via the coding sequence ATGTTGGACGCTCATCATAAACAAAGAAGGATACGCAATAGCCTCTCTCGTGAGGAAATCCGAGATGTATCCCTTCTCATTTTGAAGGAAGAAGGACTCGAAGGTCTTTCTATGCGTAAAATTGCCAACCGCCTCGGATGTAGCGTGGCAAGCCCCTACTCCTATTATGAAAGCCAAATTGACCTTGTCAAAGATTTGATTCGTACGGGAGAAGATGAGTTACTTTCCATGTTAAAAAAAGCGAGTTCAGAGGTGGATACTGGTTCTGCCTTTGATCAATTGGCAGCCATAGCACGTGCTTACTTTCAATTTGCAAGTAACAACCGTGAACTTCACAAAGTGATGTTTGTGACCGATTATGGAGGAGTCCATAGAAAGGCATTCCCACAACTCCCTAAAAGTTATCGATTTTTTTTGGAAACCGTTCGAATCGGTTTTGATTCAGGAGAAATTCCTTATCCCAAAAATGAATACCCAGCGATTGCCCGTTTGATGTGGAGTTGGATGTATGGTGTGATCGTTTTGGATATGACGGGTATGTTACGAAAAAGAAAAGGGGCAGGAAATCCAATCGAAGAAGGGATTTCCTATTTCAAAAAACTCCTTAAAAAGCAAACAACCTAA